The following are encoded together in the Chloroflexota bacterium genome:
- a CDS encoding ribonuclease HII: MVPASSQPRIRDLPHERALLQRGVRRIAGVDEAGRGAWAGPVTAAAVILPPAAYQDRRLLWGLTDSKQLSAADRRRWSARVRTTAIAARVAYVSPRLIDRIGIAAASRLAMLRALDALPVAPDHVIVDAFPLPADCRYANAQDAIVRADATCLSVAAASVCAKVARDELMRRLCIQHPAYGFGRHKGYGTAAHREALAAEGPSPLHRASFRPVAECRRVAPAA, translated from the coding sequence GTGGTTCCCGCCTCCTCCCAGCCTCGGATTCGCGACCTCCCCCACGAGCGTGCGCTGTTGCAGCGCGGCGTCCGGCGCATCGCCGGGGTCGACGAGGCCGGCCGCGGAGCCTGGGCGGGGCCCGTGACGGCAGCCGCGGTGATCCTTCCGCCAGCCGCCTATCAGGACCGCCGATTGCTCTGGGGCCTGACCGACTCCAAGCAACTCAGCGCCGCCGATCGCCGCCGCTGGAGCGCCCGCGTGCGCACCACCGCCATCGCCGCCCGCGTGGCCTATGTCTCACCGCGTTTGATCGACCGCATTGGCATCGCCGCGGCCTCGCGACTTGCCATGCTGCGGGCACTGGACGCGCTGCCGGTGGCGCCCGACCACGTGATCGTGGACGCCTTTCCTCTTCCGGCCGATTGCCGCTACGCCAACGCGCAAGACGCCATCGTGCGCGCCGACGCCACCTGCCTGTCCGTCGCCGCCGCCTCGGTGTGCGCCAAGGTCGCCCGCGACGAGTTGATGCGGCGCCTCTGCATCCAACATCCGGCCTACGGCTTCGGTCGTCACAAGGGCTACGGCACGGCGGCGCACCGCGAGGCGCTGGCCGCCGAGGGGCCGTCGCCGCTGCACCGCGCCAGCTTCCGCCCGGTGGCCGAGTGCCGGCGCGTCGCCCCGGCCGCATAG
- a CDS encoding CAP domain-containing protein has translation MLLGLAVWATVSPALAQDADYAVPGGHVYTQAAGDAPPGAGFLVSDADGIPFWTRFQELGGPHVVGYPVSQRFEWLGFTVQVMQKLVFQWHPATSEVMFINVFDELNRAGLDDELARLLVPRHQTFPEEQGLSWNEVIGRRWGFMDASPPIRDAYFGPDDPLRWFGLPTSEIVHYDGMSSIRAQRAVIQLWHIDTPWARAGEVTIANGGDLAKQLGLFPESVLQPRREGAEPAPTAAPEPTATPEPTATPTPTASPAPTASPAPPVSVSGDAVVDRMNEVRADLGLPPLTAHPALMQAAQAHADYYVINRNDPNSGGLHTEVAGKPGFTGRTIGDRADAAGYPLGWVDETFGFLPPARTLEWALGTVFHRYMFVHPSAVHVGYGWASAEGTRAAVFNVGLSPRHTADVPLPSVMPRSAAVNVPHTWDGAEWPDPAPGVTRPLGPPITLIFGLGDRVAWGEATVTPDGGAPVALTRSVSEWRRALALVPNDPLAPNTLYHVRVTGQRNGEPFAVATHFTTTS, from the coding sequence GTGCTCCTGGGCCTCGCGGTCTGGGCCACGGTCAGCCCCGCGCTTGCTCAAGATGCGGACTACGCGGTGCCCGGCGGTCATGTCTACACGCAGGCCGCGGGTGACGCCCCGCCCGGCGCCGGATTCCTCGTGAGCGATGCCGACGGCATCCCCTTCTGGACCCGTTTCCAGGAGCTGGGCGGACCGCACGTCGTGGGCTATCCCGTGAGCCAGCGCTTCGAGTGGCTCGGCTTCACCGTCCAGGTGATGCAGAAGCTGGTGTTCCAGTGGCATCCGGCCACGTCGGAGGTGATGTTCATCAACGTCTTCGACGAGCTCAATCGCGCGGGCCTCGACGACGAGCTGGCTCGGCTGCTCGTGCCGCGGCACCAGACCTTTCCCGAGGAGCAGGGGCTGTCCTGGAACGAGGTCATCGGCCGCCGCTGGGGCTTCATGGATGCCAGCCCGCCGATACGGGACGCGTACTTCGGACCCGACGACCCCTTGCGCTGGTTTGGCCTGCCGACATCCGAAATCGTGCACTACGACGGCATGAGCTCCATCCGTGCGCAGCGGGCCGTGATCCAGCTTTGGCACATCGACACCCCCTGGGCGCGCGCGGGGGAGGTGACCATCGCCAACGGCGGCGATCTGGCAAAGCAGCTTGGCCTATTCCCGGAATCGGTCTTGCAGCCGCGCCGCGAGGGTGCCGAACCCGCCCCAACGGCCGCACCTGAGCCAACGGCCACACCTGAACCAACGGCCACACCTACCCCAACGGCCTCACCTGCCCCAACGGCCTCACCTGCCCCGCCGGTCAGCGTCAGCGGGGACGCGGTCGTGGACCGCATGAACGAGGTGCGCGCCGACCTGGGGTTGCCGCCGCTGACGGCGCACCCGGCGCTGATGCAGGCGGCGCAGGCCCACGCCGACTACTACGTGATCAACCGGAACGATCCCAACTCCGGCGGCCTGCACACGGAAGTGGCCGGAAAGCCGGGCTTCACCGGACGCACCATCGGCGACCGCGCGGACGCCGCCGGATATCCGTTGGGCTGGGTGGACGAGACGTTCGGCTTCCTGCCACCCGCGCGCACGCTGGAATGGGCCTTGGGCACCGTGTTCCACCGCTACATGTTCGTGCACCCGTCGGCGGTCCACGTCGGCTACGGCTGGGCCTCCGCCGAGGGCACGCGCGCCGCCGTGTTCAACGTGGGGCTCTCGCCGCGCCACACCGCCGACGTTCCGCTGCCGTCGGTGATGCCGCGCAGCGCCGCCGTCAATGTGCCCCACACCTGGGACGGGGCCGAGTGGCCCGATCCCGCGCCCGGCGTTACTCGACCGCTGGGACCGCCCATCACCCTCATCTTCGGCCTCGGCGACCGAGTCGCGTGGGGCGAGGCCACCGTCACGCCGGACGGCGGCGCGCCGGTCGCGCTCACGCGCTCGGTCAGCGAGTGGCGGCGCGCCCTGGCCCTCGTCCCGAACGACCCGCTGGCCCCGAACACCCTCTATCATGTGCGGGTCACCGGCCAGCGCAACGGCGAACCGTTTGCCGTGGCGACGCATTTCACCACCACGTCCTGA
- a CDS encoding YraN family protein — protein MIAWAARLFARLRRAFPTRRAPIEDRAALGRWGEDLAARELRRRGYDVLERNQRVGRGEVDLVARQGETVVLVEVKTRRTGAFGEARHAISTAKARRLVALGRRYAQSVGATDWRIDVVAIDVAPDGSHSVDVIENAIAG, from the coding sequence GTGATCGCTTGGGCCGCTCGGCTGTTCGCCAGGCTGCGTCGCGCCTTTCCGACCCGCCGGGCGCCCATCGAGGATCGGGCCGCACTGGGCCGGTGGGGCGAAGACCTGGCCGCGCGCGAGCTACGGCGACGCGGGTATGACGTGCTCGAGCGCAACCAGCGCGTCGGCCGCGGCGAAGTGGACCTGGTGGCGCGCCAGGGCGAAACCGTGGTCCTCGTCGAGGTCAAGACACGCCGCACGGGCGCCTTCGGCGAGGCGCGGCATGCCATCTCCACCGCCAAAGCCCGCCGGCTCGTGGCCCTGGGCCGGCGCTACGCCCAGTCCGTCGGCGCGACCGATTGGCGCATCGACGTGGTCGCCATCGACGTCGCGCCCGACGGCAGCCATTCGGTGGACGTCATCGAAAACGCCATTGCGGGCTAG
- the rplS gene encoding 50S ribosomal protein L19, translating into MASLIDEFERAQLRDEIPEFQVGDTVRVHVTVREGDNERVQVFEGTVIRRRGGGVNENFTVRRVTHGLGVERTFLLHSPIVRDIEVTRRGKVRRAKLYYLRDRVGRAARVKERRA; encoded by the coding sequence ATGGCAAGCCTCATCGACGAGTTCGAACGCGCCCAACTGCGGGACGAGATTCCCGAATTCCAGGTCGGGGATACGGTCCGCGTCCACGTGACGGTGCGCGAAGGCGACAACGAGCGCGTGCAGGTCTTCGAGGGCACGGTGATTCGCCGCCGCGGCGGCGGGGTGAATGAAAACTTCACCGTGCGGCGCGTGACCCACGGCCTCGGCGTCGAGCGCACGTTCCTGCTGCACTCGCCGATCGTGCGCGACATCGAAGTGACGCGCCGCGGCAAGGTGCGACGCGCCAAGCTGTACTATCTGCGCGACCGCGTCGGTCGGGCCGCTCGGGTCAAGGAGCGGCGCGCCTAG
- a CDS encoding VTT domain-containing protein — MQLISDLGHWVLDWADTPWGALALLVLAFWESSFFPIPPDGLMIALMVGNLPFTFGFAAIATVGSLTGAMLGYWIGLRGGRPILNRLFAQDRILYVERQFQRRDVWAVSIAAFTPIPYKVFAIGAGAFRLDFKRFLLASLIGRAGRFFLVGGLITLFGDPIEAAIDEYFDVLALAFVVALIAGIVVLRLVTRRSHAASESAE, encoded by the coding sequence ATGCAGCTGATTTCCGACCTCGGCCACTGGGTGCTGGACTGGGCCGACACGCCCTGGGGCGCGCTGGCGCTCTTGGTGCTGGCGTTCTGGGAGTCGAGCTTCTTCCCCATTCCGCCCGACGGTCTGATGATCGCGCTGATGGTGGGCAATCTGCCCTTCACGTTCGGCTTTGCCGCCATCGCCACCGTCGGCTCGCTCACCGGCGCCATGCTGGGCTATTGGATCGGACTCCGGGGCGGGCGGCCGATTCTGAATCGACTGTTCGCGCAGGACCGCATCCTCTACGTCGAGCGCCAGTTCCAGCGGCGCGACGTCTGGGCCGTCTCCATCGCGGCCTTTACGCCCATTCCCTACAAGGTCTTTGCCATTGGGGCCGGTGCGTTCCGGCTGGACTTCAAGCGGTTTCTGCTGGCCTCGCTGATCGGGCGCGCGGGCCGGTTCTTTCTCGTGGGCGGGCTGATCACGCTCTTCGGCGATCCCATCGAGGCGGCGATCGATGAGTATTTCGATGTGCTGGCCCTGGCCTTCGTCGTGGCGCTGATCGCCGGAATCGTGGTGCTGCGCCTGGTCACCCGGCGGAGCCACGCGGCTTCCGAGTCCGCCGAGTAG